From the Glandiceps talaboti chromosome 10, keGlaTala1.1, whole genome shotgun sequence genome, one window contains:
- the LOC144440877 gene encoding cytochrome P450 4X1-like, translated as MVPYFRSVIIFILGLLSSIVEGVQRSYCKKRVPMANVFSRSTAWMLCGDDKLKQLEYYSHHFNREGVFQFGSWVVVCNSKLANYVIKHFDKGSDDVNRSILSDSFLSSHENNPSARRAIAALLRKSVIESKSAEIAASARDVVLKLRNDTAVDITEEMQRFSLDVLAKCVFGLDLNGIHGDHVKLFNAMNFVLHDVYAMQSQDEDSPTFVSANETIDDAVQMIIDKMEEARNLENFLENDQTNLRCVLDDVDNLKATVKLLLLAGTETTASSLPIMLHILATNDDIQREIQAELDMKFKMDDTGQLDGSHLAEFVAPLPVLESFMKETLRLFPIAPYIIRKNTDQAHLGGYSVPENSNIMVFTWGIQRSESVWKDAMTLDPERFLKKKQQQEKTLERREKTFIPFGAGSRVCVGQHIAWSEIKIMLAIILKYKTVELANKKNSTLSFVVDWVHAVVHPRRKIRLNLRKRK; from the exons ATGGTACCTTATTTTCGATCTGTGATTATTTTCATATTGGGACTTCTGTCATCAATC GTCGAAGGAGTACAGAGAAGTTACTGCAAAAAGAGAGTCCCCATGGCCAACGTATTCTCACGGTCAACTGCATGGATGCTATGCGGTGACGACAAACTGAAGCAGCTAGAATATTACAGTCACCACTTCAACAGAGAGGGCGTCTTTCAGTTTGGCTCTTGGGTAGTTGTATGTAACAGTAAATTGGCTAACTATGTGATCAAACACTTCGACAAGGGTTCTGATGACGTAAATCGGTCTATATTAAGCGATAGTTTTCTCTCAAGTCATGAAAATAACCCATCAGCCAGGAGGGCTATCGCGGCGCTTTTAAGGAAATCTGTCATTGAGAGCAAATCAGCTGAAATCGCAGCCAGTGCACGTGATGTTGTCTTAAAGTTGAGGAATGACACTGCCGTTGATATCACTGAAGAAATGCAAAGATTTTCTCTCGATGTGTTAGCAAAGTGTGTTTTTGGGTTAGACCTAAACGGTATCCATGGAGATCATGTGAAACTATTCAACGCTATGAACTTTGTACTGCATGATGTGTATGCTATGCAGAGTCAGGATGAAGACAGTCCAACATTTGTATCTGCTAATGAAACCATCGACGACGCTGTACAGATGATTATTGATAAGATGGAAGAAGCAAGGAACTTGGAGAATTTCCTCGAAAATGACCAAACTAATCTTAGATGCGTCTTGGATGATGTAGACAATCTCAAAGCG ACTGTAAAACTTCTTCTATTAGCTGGAACGGAAACGACTGCTTCATCTCTTCCCATCATGCTTCACATCCTTGCTACTAATGACGACATACAGAGAGAAATTCAGGCGGAGCTGgatatgaaattcaaaatggaTGACACAGGCCAACTTGATGGCAGTCATCTTGCAGAGTTTGTTGCACCACTACCAGTACTGGAGAGTTTTATGAAAGAAACACTTCGCCTTTTCCCGATTGCACCGTACATCATACGAAAGAACACAGACCAGGCACACTTGGGAGGGTACAGTGTACCGGAAAAT AGCAACATTATGGTTTTCACGTGGGGAATACAACGTTCAGAGAGTGTATGGAAAGATGCTATGACCCTTGACCCTGAAAGGTTCTTGAAGAAGAAGCAGCAGCAAGAAAAGACACTGGAAAGGAGGGAGAAGACCTTCATTCCTTTTGGAGCTGGAAGTCGTGTTTGTGTTGGTCAGCATATTGCGTggtcagaaataaaaataatgctAGCGATAATTCTGAAGTACAAAACTGTGGAACTGGCTAATAAGAAAAACTCTACTCTGAGCTTTGTCGTTGACTGGGTGCATGCTGTTGTACATCCCAGACGTAAAATACGACTGAATTTGAGAAAGAGAAAGTGA